A single genomic interval of Sinorhizobium garamanticum harbors:
- the gloB gene encoding hydroxyacylglutathione hydrolase: MAALELDLFLCRTDNFGVLLHDPESGATASIDAPEERPILDTLERRGWRLTHILTTHHHGDHVAANVSLKERFGVTIIGPKGEASKIPGIDRSVGQGDHFDFAGHPVEVIETPGHTAGHICFHFPKDKLLFAADTLFALGCGRLFEGTAETMWQSLNRLMALPDDTSVYFGHEYTLSNAHFAVTIDPENAALKARAAEIEETRSDGGYTAPTTIGLEKRTNPFLRAGDQKIRKHLGLERASDAEVFAEIRKRKDNF; this comes from the coding sequence ATGGCCGCGCTCGAACTCGACCTCTTCCTCTGCCGTACCGATAATTTTGGTGTGCTTCTCCATGATCCGGAGAGCGGCGCAACGGCATCGATCGATGCTCCAGAAGAACGACCGATTCTCGACACGCTGGAGCGGCGGGGCTGGCGCCTCACGCATATCCTGACGACCCACCACCACGGCGACCACGTGGCGGCGAATGTCAGCCTGAAAGAACGCTTCGGCGTCACGATCATCGGCCCGAAAGGCGAGGCATCAAAGATCCCCGGCATCGACAGGAGCGTTGGCCAAGGGGACCACTTCGATTTTGCCGGGCATCCGGTCGAGGTCATCGAAACGCCGGGACATACAGCCGGCCACATCTGCTTCCATTTCCCCAAGGATAAGTTGCTGTTTGCAGCGGATACGCTGTTTGCGCTCGGCTGCGGGCGGCTCTTCGAGGGAACGGCCGAGACCATGTGGCAATCACTCAACCGGCTGATGGCGCTCCCGGACGACACGTCCGTTTATTTCGGCCACGAGTACACGCTCAGCAATGCGCATTTCGCCGTGACGATCGATCCCGAAAACGCAGCGCTCAAGGCGCGTGCCGCCGAAATCGAGGAGACGCGGTCGGACGGCGGGTACACCGCGCCAACGACGATCGGCCTCGAAAAGCGGACCAACCCGTTCCTTCGCGCAGGCGACCAGAAGATCCGCAAGCATCTCGGCCTGGAGAGAGCGAGCGACGCGGAGGTGTTTGCAGAGATCCGCAAGCGCAAGGATAATTTCTGA
- a CDS encoding class I SAM-dependent methyltransferase, translating to MLAMHTDIVDLRQFYHSELGRMAEHSVSMALSSVWARLPEERLVGLGYAVPYLERFRADTERTFAFMPAGQGAVNWPVAELSSTALVFDEELPLPDASIDRVLMVHSLEFAESPRETMKEIWRVLAPGGRLVIVVPNRRGVWARMEHTPFGSGRPYSRGQLTALLRETNFTPGATSEALFFPPSKRKIVLRLRHSLERFGRSFWPVFSGVIIVEAQKRLYQGLPVAVRASRRVFVPVLAPHGVPSTRSRS from the coding sequence ATGTTGGCCATGCACACGGATATCGTCGACCTTCGTCAATTTTATCATTCCGAGCTGGGCCGGATGGCGGAGCATTCCGTCAGCATGGCGCTCTCCTCGGTCTGGGCACGCTTGCCTGAGGAGCGGCTGGTCGGCCTCGGCTATGCCGTGCCCTACCTTGAGCGGTTCCGCGCCGATACGGAGCGGACCTTCGCCTTCATGCCGGCCGGGCAGGGGGCGGTGAACTGGCCTGTCGCGGAGTTGTCCTCGACGGCGCTGGTCTTCGACGAGGAACTGCCATTGCCTGACGCTTCGATCGACCGCGTCCTGATGGTTCATTCCCTGGAGTTCGCCGAAAGCCCGCGCGAAACGATGAAGGAGATCTGGCGCGTTCTCGCGCCCGGTGGCCGGCTGGTCATCGTCGTGCCGAATCGCCGCGGCGTCTGGGCGCGGATGGAGCACACACCTTTCGGCTCGGGGCGGCCCTATTCGCGCGGACAGTTGACGGCGCTTTTGCGCGAGACGAATTTCACGCCCGGCGCGACCTCCGAGGCACTGTTCTTTCCGCCGTCGAAGCGCAAGATCGTTCTGCGCCTGCGACACAGCCTGGAGCGCTTTGGCCGTTCCTTTTGGCCGGTGTTTTCGGGAGTGATCATCGTAGAGGCGCAAAAGCGGCTCTATCAGGGGCTTCCGGTGGCCGTCCGCGCCTCGCGTCGCGTCTTCGTTCCGGTGCTGGCACCCCATGGGGTGCCAAGCACGCGCAGTCGATCGTAA
- the hisC gene encoding histidinol-phosphate transaminase, producing the protein MNLVSKSPQPRPGILDIAAYVPGKEHAPGVAKVHKLSSNETPLGASPRAIEAFQKAAFNLERYPDGQAQALKDAIAAVHGLNPANIVCGNGSDELLGLLCHTYLGPGDEGIVTEHGFLVYKIQIMAAGATAVTVKEKDARVDVDAILAAVTERTKIVFIANPANPTGTYIPVDEVRRLHASLPAGVLLVLDAAYAEYVRRNDYEAGLELVSANRNVVMTRTFSKIYGLAGLRIGWMFAPREIVDAVDRVRGPFNLNAPAIAAGAAAIRDQAFVAAAVDHNLTWLAKVTAALQEIGLRVTPSVTNFVLIHFPENGGRTAEEADAFLTARGFILRAVRAYGFPNALRMTIGSEEANEGVIAALTEFMGQE; encoded by the coding sequence ATGAACCTTGTTTCAAAGAGCCCGCAGCCGCGTCCCGGAATTCTGGACATTGCCGCCTATGTGCCAGGTAAGGAACATGCGCCGGGTGTTGCCAAGGTCCACAAGCTTTCGTCTAACGAGACGCCGCTCGGCGCCAGCCCGCGCGCGATCGAGGCGTTCCAGAAGGCGGCTTTCAATCTCGAACGTTATCCGGATGGCCAGGCGCAGGCTCTCAAGGACGCGATCGCTGCGGTTCACGGCCTCAACCCGGCCAATATCGTTTGCGGCAACGGCTCCGACGAGCTGCTCGGGCTGCTCTGCCACACCTATCTCGGCCCAGGCGACGAGGGGATCGTTACCGAGCACGGCTTCCTCGTCTATAAGATCCAGATCATGGCGGCGGGCGCCACAGCGGTTACGGTCAAGGAAAAAGACGCACGTGTCGATGTCGACGCGATCCTTGCGGCGGTGACAGAGCGGACGAAGATCGTCTTCATCGCCAATCCGGCCAACCCGACAGGCACCTATATCCCGGTGGACGAGGTCCGCCGGCTGCACGCGAGCCTTCCCGCCGGCGTGTTGCTGGTGCTCGACGCCGCCTATGCGGAATATGTCCGGCGCAACGACTATGAGGCGGGCCTTGAACTGGTGTCGGCCAATCGCAATGTCGTGATGACGCGGACGTTCTCGAAGATCTACGGGCTCGCCGGGCTTCGCATCGGCTGGATGTTTGCCCCGCGCGAGATCGTGGACGCCGTGGACCGTGTGCGCGGCCCGTTCAATCTCAATGCGCCGGCGATTGCGGCGGGCGCGGCAGCGATCCGCGACCAGGCCTTCGTTGCCGCGGCCGTCGATCACAATCTTACATGGCTCGCGAAGGTCACAGCGGCCTTGCAGGAAATCGGCCTGCGGGTGACGCCTTCGGTCACCAACTTCGTGCTGATCCACTTTCCGGAAAACGGCGGGAGGACGGCCGAGGAGGCGGATGCATTCCTGACGGCTCGCGGCTTCATCCTGCGCGCCGTGCGCGCTTACGGCTTTCCCAATGCGCTCCGCATGACCATTGGTTCCGAGGAAGCGAACGAAGGCGTCATCGCCGCACTGACTGAATTCATGGGACAAGAATGA
- a CDS encoding prephenate/arogenate dehydrogenase family protein, with amino-acid sequence MMAQQFETIALVGIGLIGSSIAREIREKQLAGTLVVSTRSAATLTRAEQLGLGDRYTLSAAEAVKGADLVVVSVPVGASGAVAAEIAAHLKPGAIVTDVGSTKGSVIAQMAPHLPDTVHFIPGHPIAGTEHSGPDAGFVGLFRGRWCILTPPTGADEEAVAKLRLFWETMGSMVDEMDPEHHDKVLAIVSHVPHIIAYNIVGTADDLEAVTESEVIKYSASGFRDFTRLAASDPTMWRDVCLHNKDAILEMLARFSEDLAYLQRAIRWGDGDKLFDLFTRTRAIRRSIIQAGQDTAMPDFGRHAMDPK; translated from the coding sequence ATGATGGCTCAACAGTTCGAAACGATCGCCCTCGTCGGCATTGGCCTGATCGGATCGTCGATCGCCCGGGAAATCCGCGAAAAGCAGCTTGCCGGCACGCTCGTCGTTTCGACGCGGAGTGCGGCGACGCTCACCCGGGCTGAACAGCTCGGCCTCGGCGACCGCTACACGCTTTCGGCAGCCGAGGCGGTCAAGGGTGCCGACCTCGTCGTCGTTTCGGTGCCGGTCGGCGCTTCCGGTGCCGTCGCCGCGGAAATCGCCGCGCATTTGAAGCCCGGCGCGATCGTTACCGATGTCGGTTCCACAAAGGGCTCGGTCATCGCGCAGATGGCGCCGCATCTGCCCGACACGGTTCATTTTATCCCCGGCCACCCGATCGCGGGCACCGAGCATTCCGGCCCCGACGCCGGGTTCGTCGGACTTTTCCGCGGACGCTGGTGCATCCTGACGCCGCCCACCGGCGCCGACGAAGAGGCCGTCGCGAAGCTCAGGCTTTTCTGGGAGACGATGGGCTCGATGGTCGACGAGATGGATCCGGAGCATCACGACAAAGTGCTGGCGATCGTCTCGCACGTTCCACACATCATCGCCTACAACATCGTCGGCACGGCAGATGACCTGGAAGCGGTCACCGAGTCTGAGGTCATCAAATATTCGGCGTCCGGCTTTCGCGACTTCACGCGCCTCGCAGCCTCGGACCCGACGATGTGGCGTGACGTCTGCCTGCACAACAAGGACGCGATCCTCGAAATGCTGGCCCGCTTTTCCGAGGACCTAGCCTACCTGCAGCGAGCGATCCGCTGGGGCGACGGCGACAAGCTGTTCGACCTCTTCACCCGCACGCGGGCAATCCGTCGCTCGATCATTCAGGCGGGCCAGGACACGGCGATGCCGGACTTCGGCCGGCATGCAATGGATCCCAAATAA